The Mycobacterium sp. 3519A genome contains a region encoding:
- a CDS encoding amino acid ABC transporter ATP-binding protein: MSATAPIVSIRQASCTLGGRKVLDDVSLDVMRGQVVVLIGPSGAGKTTLLRSVNHLETVDSGEILVDGVPIGHRDSTSKKKVSTSELARRRREIGFVFQHFNLFPHMTAVENVWNGPVRVLGTPKDKARQDALDLLERVGLADKAESRPSQLSGGQQQRVAIARALAMRPKVMLFDEPTSALDVEMVGEVLAVMRELAQENMTMIVVTHEMRFAREVADRIVVMDAGRIIEDAPPAQLFGHPEHERTKAFLSTI, encoded by the coding sequence ATGAGCGCGACGGCCCCCATCGTGTCGATCCGGCAGGCGTCGTGCACCCTGGGCGGACGCAAGGTGCTCGACGACGTCTCACTCGACGTGATGCGCGGACAGGTTGTCGTCCTGATCGGACCGTCGGGTGCGGGCAAGACGACGCTGCTGCGGTCAGTGAACCACCTGGAAACCGTTGACAGCGGCGAGATCCTGGTCGACGGCGTGCCGATCGGGCACCGCGACAGCACCAGCAAGAAGAAGGTCAGCACCAGTGAGCTCGCCCGGCGCCGTCGCGAAATCGGCTTCGTGTTCCAGCATTTCAACTTGTTTCCGCACATGACGGCCGTCGAGAACGTCTGGAACGGCCCCGTCCGAGTGCTCGGGACGCCGAAGGACAAGGCGCGTCAGGACGCATTGGACCTGCTGGAGCGGGTCGGCCTCGCGGACAAGGCCGAGTCGAGACCCAGCCAGCTCTCGGGTGGTCAACAACAACGCGTCGCGATCGCGCGGGCATTGGCGATGCGGCCCAAGGTGATGCTGTTCGACGAACCGACCAGTGCGCTCGACGTCGAGATGGTCGGCGAGGTGCTCGCGGTGATGCGGGAACTGGCCCAGGAGAACATGACGATGATCGTCGTGACCCACGAGATGCGGTTCGCCCGCGAGGTGGCCGATCGCATCGTCGTGATGGACGCGGGCCGCATCATCGAGGACGCCCCGCCCGCGCAACTGTTCGGCCACCCCGAGCACGAGCGCACCAAGGCGTTCCTGTCCACCATCTAG